Below is a genomic region from Marinilabiliales bacterium.
TACATACCGTATGATAAACCGCTGCAACATTGTAATCGAAGGTGTGCAGCAGGCGGCTGCCGATGGTGTGATATCCCAGGAACAGGCCAATATCTATGAGGCGGAGGCCAGACTGCTGAGGGCAGCAGGCTACCATGAGCTGCTCAAGATGTTCGCCCGCCCCTACAGGCACACGGCCGATGCTTCTCACTGGGGTGTGCCCTATCACAGGGTTCCATTTACCACCATGGATGCCATTGATCTCGGATTCGAGACCGGCAGGCATTCGGTGGCCCAGTGTTACGAATGGATACTGGAGGACCTTGACTTTGCCGAGCAGAACCTTCCAGCGAAGGCGCAGCGCTCCGGTACATTCAGGTTGTCAAAGGGAACCAAGGAGGCTGCAGCGGCCTACAAGATGCGCATTCACCAGCATATGTGGAATTTTCCTGCCGTTTTAACAGAGGGGCTGAAGTTCATCACAGGACCCTATGCAGGCAGTTATTCCCTGCATGCCGATCCATGGGATGCCTTTGTGGGCGGTGCCTATGGCAGCAACGAGCATATTTTCGGTATGGAGAGCTCAGAGACCAACTACCCTTCGGTTAACGGTGCGCTTGCTTCGCAGTACAACCGCCGGAACCTGGTTTCAATGAGCCCGATAATATGGCGCAGCGAATGGTGGCTGCTTGATGACAAGCGCAGGGTTGGTTGTAATGAGCTGCAGCGCGATGACAGGATGGTGCGGTGGATTGCAGGCCGTGTGCTTACCGACAAGTACAAGAGGGACACCCAGATGGATGACCTATCTCCCATGATGCGTTATCCCGAGGTGCTTCTCAACCTGGCAGAGGCGTATGCACGCGGCGGTGATGCTGCCAATGCCCTGACCTATCTCAATATGGTTCGTGACCGCTCGCTTGCCGATCCCGCTACCCAGTCCTATGACCTGGCAGCCGATTTCGGAGGCGATGCAGTGAACGTGCTTGAGGCAATTCTCTATGAGAGAAGAATTGAGCTGGTGATGGAGGGCTCAAGGTGGCCCGATATTCACAGGCTGCAGCATTGCCCGCACTTCCCGATCGCTGGTGTGCCTTCCAAGCTGGCAAACTCGGTTACTCCTCCCGAAGCGTTTTACATTGCGGGCAGTCCCTATGATCCGTGGGAGCCCTACCAGGCGGCCTGGCCAGACTATTCGCCAGACCCGGTCTACCTGAATGCAGGAGAGTATGAGGGTCCCAGGCCAGTTGGTCAAATACCCTATGATGACCACAGGTTCGTATGGCCCCTTCCGCAGAATGAGCTGAACGCCAATCCAACACTGGAAGCACAGCAGAACCCGGGTTACTAAACTCTGGATTTGCTTGACTTTAAAACTCAAACGGCCGGTCACTGACCGGCCGTTTTCTTATGGTGTGCCGTGCATTGCAGATAGCGGGTTGCTGCCAGTTACGCGGCAGATAGCCAAATGCTTTCAGGTTCGCACGACAGGTGGCTTCCTGGCTCTATTGCCGCGGAATCCTCTCCTGATGTGGACAATATTGTTTCATCCGGGATTTCGAAACCCGGTCAATTATGTTAAATTTGTACGGTAAACTGTTACGTTGTTAATATCTGTTCATGGAAGATACCAGGATCAATCATCTGAGGGAACTTGAATCAGAATCCATATATGTGATAAGGGAGGTGGCGGCCCAGTTTGAACGGCCCACACTGCTCTTTTCGGGGGGGAAAGACTCAATTGTGCTTTTTCATTTGGCCCGCAAGGCGTTCTGGCCGGCGAAAGTGCCTTTCCCTTTACTTCACATCGATACGGGGCACAATTTCCCGGAAACACTTGAGTTTAGAGACCGCCTGATGGAGAAGACCGGTTCGGTGTGCATACCCAGGATGGTGCAGGAATCGATCGACAAGGGCCGGGTAGTTGAGGAAAAGGGTGTCAATGCAAGCCGGAACGTGTTGCAGACGGTCACCCTGCTTGATGCAATTGAAGAGCTCAGGTTTGATTGTGCCATGGGAGGAGGCCGCAGGGATGAGGAGAAGGCACGTGCGAAGGAGCGATTCTTTTCCCACAGGGACGAATTCGGCCAGTGGGACCCGAAGAACCAGAGGCCCGAGCTGTGGAACCTATTCAACGGAAGGAAGCTGATGGGAGAGCATTTCAGGGTTTTTCCGATAAGCAACTGGACCGAGCTGGATGTATGGCAGTATATCTACATGGAAGAGATTGAGATACCCAGCCTCTATTTCACCCACAAACGGGAAGTGTTCAACCGCGACGGGGTCTGGCTGGCGGCCGCTCCATTCATGCAGCTCAAGGATGGAGAGAAGACCGGGATGCGCGATGTGCGCTGCCGCACAATAGGCGATATCACCTGCACCGGGCTGACCCTTTCAACGGCCGACAATCTTGAAGA
It encodes:
- a CDS encoding RagB/SusD family nutrient uptake outer membrane protein, coding for MFTSCEDIIDLEPFNQVSDATAFSTPELVALSVNGMYNAAQLGEFGGGRGYPFGAAFVQQGDNRGEDAVNWYAFYAITYQGTYTPTTANNVFYWSDTYRMINRCNIVIEGVQQAAADGVISQEQANIYEAEARLLRAAGYHELLKMFARPYRHTADASHWGVPYHRVPFTTMDAIDLGFETGRHSVAQCYEWILEDLDFAEQNLPAKAQRSGTFRLSKGTKEAAAAYKMRIHQHMWNFPAVLTEGLKFITGPYAGSYSLHADPWDAFVGGAYGSNEHIFGMESSETNYPSVNGALASQYNRRNLVSMSPIIWRSEWWLLDDKRRVGCNELQRDDRMVRWIAGRVLTDKYKRDTQMDDLSPMMRYPEVLLNLAEAYARGGDAANALTYLNMVRDRSLADPATQSYDLAADFGGDAVNVLEAILYERRIELVMEGSRWPDIHRLQHCPHFPIAGVPSKLANSVTPPEAFYIAGSPYDPWEPYQAAWPDYSPDPVYLNAGEYEGPRPVGQIPYDDHRFVWPLPQNELNANPTLEAQQNPGY
- the cysD gene encoding sulfate adenylyltransferase subunit CysD, producing the protein MEDTRINHLRELESESIYVIREVAAQFERPTLLFSGGKDSIVLFHLARKAFWPAKVPFPLLHIDTGHNFPETLEFRDRLMEKTGSVCIPRMVQESIDKGRVVEEKGVNASRNVLQTVTLLDAIEELRFDCAMGGGRRDEEKARAKERFFSHRDEFGQWDPKNQRPELWNLFNGRKLMGEHFRVFPISNWTELDVWQYIYMEEIEIPSLYFTHKREVFNRDGVWLAAAPFMQLKDGEKTGMRDVRCRTIGDITCTGLTLSTADNLEDIIKEIAATRVTERGGRYDDKRSDAAMEDRKKEGYF